One genomic window of Caenorhabditis elegans chromosome I includes the following:
- the nspd-1 gene encoding Nematode Specific Peptide family, group D (Product from WormBase gene class nspd;~Confirmed by transcript evidence), whose product MADKSAYMGAGGYGSGYMGSNASSSGYAREDYAQGGNGGGQQQNQGNGGNTNPGGQVFKARTDQSCYLGP is encoded by the coding sequence ATGGCGGACAAGTCGGCGTACATGGGTGCTGGTGGCTATGGATCCGGATACATGGGATCCAACGCCTCATCGTCGGGATATGCCCGCGAAGATTATGCACAAGGAGGAAATGGAGGCGGACAACAACAAAACCAGGGAAACGGAGGAAACACCAACCCAGGAGGACAGGTCTTCAAGGCCCGTACCGATCAATCGTGCTACCTTGGGCCATAA
- the msrp-2 gene encoding MS Related Protein (Product from WormBase gene class msrp;~Confirmed by transcript evidence) produces MNRQTTALLLIVSILAVFVHHGFAAAEEEKNTASVVSPAPDSEAAQPAGNGTETPKDEVKDEAPKEGSETEASPEAKTKGSMVFHALGAISTVVLAGIM; encoded by the coding sequence ATGAACCGTCAGACAACTGCTCTCCTCCTCATCGTCTCGATCCTTGCCGTTTTTGTCCACCATGGATTTGCTGCTGCTGAAGAAGAGAAGAATACAGCTTCAGTCGTCAGCCCTGCTCCGGACTCTGAAGCAGCCCAACCTGCTGGAAACGGAACCGAAACACCAAAAGATGAGGTGAAGGATGAGGCACCAAAAGAAGGTAGTGAAACTGAAGCTTCACCAGAAGCCAAGACAAAAGGATCTATGGTATTCCATGCTCTTGGAGCCATTTCCACAGTTGTTCTCGCCGGCATTATGTGA
- the ZK484.6 gene encoding Phosphoglycerate mutase family protein (Confirmed by transcript evidence) codes for MSRTIWLVRHGQRVDNVDKKWKANNDAKWDDPELTLRGKQQAHEVGKHFANMNIEAIVVSPFTRCIETAAQIVAMMENKAKICVEPGLMEPLYLCKNPPTIPSMDKIKEYSTQVDESYKPVFEKLPISEISLLFSEISLLFPMVLHWQTSTLS; via the exons ATGAGTCGTACAATTTGGTTGGTGAGACATGGACAACGCGTGGACAATGTGGACAAGAAGTGGAAGGCGAACAACGATGCCAAATGGGATGATCCGGAGCTCAC TCTCCGCGGGAAACAACAAGCCCATGAGGTTGGAAAGCACTTTGCCAACATGAATATCGAGGCGATCGTGGTTTCTCCATTCACAAGATGCATCGAGACGGCAGCTCAAATCGTTGCAATGATGGAGAACAAGGCGAAGATTTGTGTTGAGCCAGGGCTCATGGAGCCGCTGTATCTTTGCAAGAACCCACCAACCATCCCATCTATGGACAAGATCAa AGAATACTCTACTCAAGTCGACGAAAGCTACAAACCAGTGTTCGAGAAGCTTCCGATTTCCGAAATATCATTATTGTTTTCCGAAATATCATTATTGTTTCCCATGGTACTCCACTGGCAAACATCCACGCTTTCTTGA
- the oaz-1 gene encoding Ornithine decarboxylase antizyme (Confirmed by transcript evidence), which yields MSSILSSNFTNKSNQLVNESAVDSSLTASPCSTQPGDVGWCF from the exons ATGTCGAGTATTTTGAGTAGTAATTTTACGAATAAATCGAATCAATTGGTCAACGAGTCTGCCGTCGACAG ctcgTTGACCGCCTCCCCATGCTCGACCCAGCCCGGCGACGTCGGATGGTGTTTTTGA
- the oaz-1 gene encoding Ornithine decarboxylase antizyme (Confirmed by transcript evidence), which yields MSSILSSNFTNKSNQLVNESAVDSSLTASPCSTQPGDVGWCFDAPHGVLTKLPNETRAIVSAVSPNWRVTSIGEKTLAIMIPHDQPVLGISKKNFVDLLEFAEDKLEMERVLAVFEKARINPTEGFPRTLRYVGFRPYAIDEHPVHLPAEKYFIMSYKV from the exons ATGTCGAGTATTTTGAGTAGTAATTTTACGAATAAATCGAATCAATTGGTCAACGAGTCTGCCGTCGACAG ctcgTTGACCGCCTCCCCATGCTCGACCCAGCCCGGCGACGTCGGATGGTGTTTT GACGCCCCCCATGGCGTGCTCACCAAATTGCCGAACGAAACTCGCGCTATCGTATCGGCCGTTTCTCCAAACTGGCGCGTGACATCGATTGGCGAAAAGACATTGGCGATCATGATTCCACACGATCAACCGGTGCTCGGCATCTCTAAGAAGAACTTTGTGGACCTCTTGGAGTTCGCTGAAGACAAACTCG AAATGGAGCGTGTTTTGGCTGTATTTGAGAAGGCTCGTATTAACCCAACGGAAGGATTCCCACGTACTCTTCGTTACGTCGGATTCCGTCCATATGCCATCGACGAGCATCCAGTTCATCTCCCAGCTGAAAAATACTTCATCATGAGCTACAAGGTCTAA
- the ZK484.7 gene encoding Protein-tyrosine phosphatase (Confirmed by transcript evidence), whose protein sequence is MSSVIQKRRTKKSTQKSKEVSQRTVDEGTTAEKKTHRKQIVKFVKNALEKGPAGLRAEFAAMKRFNDFEKMKAFKEAQEHGKNRYKDVGCLDHNRVKLHPPWPHDYIHANFVSTPSNPRRFICTQAPLDKSCADFWYMCLQEKVDSIFMLCNIMEKGAKKCCDYFACKDKPVLEFEEKGHKIIVKFESTGKMKFEKNTDAKITETVFTVEGPGGLAQKVTQYHWIDWPDRGVPTADMAIVELLAKTRPSKGPTVVHCSAGIGRTGSVVMIEYILDQLLGGQQIEETDKILQKIREQRNNSIQTDQQYLFVHQVILNYCLDKKMFDVDVKLAHLAFTEKYMKSVH, encoded by the exons ATGTCGTCTGTGATTCAAA aacgacGAACTAAAAAGAGTACGCAAAAGAGCAAGGAAGTGAGTCAAAGAACTGTTGATGAAGGAACAACTGCAGAGAAGAAGACTCATAGAAAGCAG ATCGTGAAGTTTGTGAAGAATGCTCTGGAGAAAGGACCAGCTGGCCTTCGCGCAGAGTTCGCTGCAATGAAGCGCTTCAACGACTTTGAGAAGATGAAAGCCTTCAAAGAGGCTCAGGAGCATGGGAAGAACCGATATAAGGACGTCGGATGTTTGGACCACAATCGAGTCAAGCTCCATCCACCGTGGCCTCACGACTACATCCACGCGAACTTCGTGTCGACTCCATCGAATCCTCGACGCTTCATATGCACACAGGCGCCGTTGGATAAGAGTTGTGCTGACTTTTGGTACATGTGCCTGCAG gaaaaagtAGATTCGATCTTCATGCTGTGCAATATTATGGAGAAAGGAGCTAAGAAGTGCTGCGACTACTTCGCTTGTAAGGATAAGCCTGTGTTGGAGTTTGAGGAGAAGGGGCACAAGATCATTGTCAAATTCGAGTCGACTGGGAAG ATGAAGTTCGAAAAGAACACTGACGCCAAGATCACGGAGACGGTTTTCACAGTAGAAGGACCCGGTGGACTCGCTCAGAAAGTCACCCAGTATCACTGGATTGATTGGCCCGATCGTGGAGTGCCAACTGCTGATATGGCAATTGTGGAGCTTCTGGCGAAAACAAGACCTTCCAA GGGTCCCACCGTTGTCCACTGCTCGGCAGGAATCGGTCGTACCGGCTCAGTGGTCATGATCGAGTACATTTTGGATCAATTGCTTGGTGGTCAGCAAATCGAAGAAACCGACAAGATTTTGCAAAAGATCCGTGAGCAGCGGAACAACTCTATTCAG acagaCCAACAATATTTATTCGTGCATCAAGTAATCCTGAACTATTGTCTGGATAAAAAGATGTTTGATGTTGATGTGAAGCTGGCTCATCTTGCATTCACAGAGAAGTACATGAAGTCCGTTCACTAA
- the T27A3.5 gene encoding Protein-tyrosine phosphatase (Confirmed by transcript evidence) gives MTSVNKKRNARKNQEPTSNMTIETEDGTQADRPKKRPAKKRSKVVRRAAQYGDVNEPILRDFVKATIQTGVKQLSTEFLNLKMETQPCNKPKTGHEGHPEKNRYKDVYCIDDTRVVLKWPEDSPSDYIHANWVKINGANKFICTQGPTEKTVDDFYRLIWQEKAPCVVMLCNIMECGKKKCEQYWPETADGQMILMDGKLTVKIAEPAKEVEQNILLMKITVIDDKGTSHNFEHWQWKAWPDRGVPELPMAVFRLLIRLKTASPIVVHCSAGIGRTGSIVGLEIALVKFCAGEKVVLKDIVKEIRNQRHGSVQTDAQYLFMHRVLLALAENRKITSPELSAFVAEYDKVIATKNG, from the exons ATGACGTCAGTCAACAAGAAACGAAATGCGAGAAAGAATCAGGAACCAACTTCAAATATGa CTATCGAAACCGAAGATGGTACCCAAGCTGATCGCCCTAAAAAGCGCCCAGCAAAGAAGCGGAGTAAAGTGGTTAGGCGTGCTGCTCAATATGGAGATGTCAATGAGCCAATCCTCCGAGACTTCGTAAAGGCGACTATTCAAACGGGCGTTAAGCAGTTGAGCACGGAGTTTCTGAATCTCAAAATGGAAACTCAACCGTGTAACAAGCCGAAGACTGGGCATGAAGGACATCCGGAGAAGAATCGGTACAAAG ATGTCTATTGCATCGATGATACCCGTGTGGTTTTGAAGTGGCCTGAGGACAGCCCAAGTGACTACATCCATGCAAATTGGGTGAAAATCAATGGTGCCAACAAGTTTATCTGCACACAAGGACCCACTGAAAAGACAGTCGATGACTTCTACCGTCTCATTTGGCAGGAAAAGGCGCCATGTGTTGTGATGCTTTGCAACATTATGGAGTGTGGAAAGAAGAAATGTGAGCAGTATTGGCCGGAAACTGCAGATGGGCAGATGATCTTGATGGATGGAAAGTTGACGGTGAAGATTGCGGAGCCGGCAAAGGAAGTGGAACAGAACATTCTTCTCATGAAGATAACTGTCATTGATGATAAGGGG acatcccACAACTTCGAGCATTGGCAATGGAAAGCCTGGCCGGATCGTGGAGTGCCTGAACTTCCGATGGCGGTTTTCAGACTTCTCATTAGA cttaaaactGCAAGTCCCATCGTAGTTCATTGCTCTGCTGGAATAGGTCGTACCGGATCAATTGTTGGACTTGAGATTGCATTGGTCAAGTTCTGTGCAGGAGAGAAGGTTGTTCTGAAGGATATTGTCAAGGAGATTCGTAACCAACGTCATGGTTCCGTGCAGACAGATGCTCAGTACCTCTTCATGCATCGTGTATTGCTGGCTTTGGCGGAGAATAGAAAG attacaaGCCCGGAATTGAGCGCCTTTGTAGCCGAGTACGACAAGGTCATCGCGACGAAAAATGGATAA
- the ssp-16 gene encoding Sperm-specific class P protein 16 (Confirmed by transcript evidence): MSLTADPPACTVPAAGGSSTHKLVNGGADKLIFKIKSSNNNEYRIVPVFGFVDPSGSKDVVITRTAGAPKEDKLVVHFAPAPADATDAQAAFAAVTPAGTVTIPMSATA; this comes from the coding sequence ATGTCGCTCACTGCTGATCCACCAGCCTGCACTGTGCCAGCAGCCGGAGGCTCCTCTACTCACAAGCTTGTTAACGGAGGTGCCGATAAGCTCATCTTCAAGATCAAGTCATCAAACAACAATGAGTACCGTATTGTCCCAGTCTTTGGATTTGTCGACCCATCTGGATCCAAGGACGTCGTGATCACTCGCACTGCTGGAGCACCAAAGGAGGACAAACTTGTCGTTCATTTCGCACCAGCCCCAGCTGATGCTACTGATGCTCAGGCCGCGTTTGCTGCAGTCACTCCAGCTGGAACTGTGACAATTCCAATGTCGGCAACCGCCTAA
- the spch-3 gene encoding SPerm CHromatin enriched (Product from WormBase gene class spch;~Confirmed by transcript evidence), with protein sequence MPKSKSQKNKLRPRDSKGRFTPLAKAKRTVVSRSRSRSRSASRGARQSRSVGRPMSRRNSVRSISTHTAKSPSLVLVISGSPSPRRRRPSTRRSSSRRSVVRSVSRGSKGRRSSSRGSVYGRTGRSRSSKRSRSRSRPRTRSGSRSSSRSRSGSRRSSRRRSRHRSSSKARGRRASTAKKTPAKRRSRSRSQQKVKRSMSRKG encoded by the exons ATGCCGAAGTCGAAGAGTCAGAAGAACAAGCTTCGCCCTCGTGACTCAAAAGGGCGTTTCACTCCGCTTGCCAAGGCAAAGAGAACCGTCGTGAGCCGTTCCCGCTCCAGATCCAGAAGCGCTTCTCGTGGAGCTCGTCAAAGCCGTAGCGTTGGAAGACCAATGAGTCGCAGAAACTCAGTCCGCTCGATCTCAACCCACACTGCCAAATCGCCGAG TTTGGTTCTCGTCATCAGCGGCTCTCCATCAcctcgtcgtcgtcgtccGTCAACCCGCCGTTCGTCGTCTCGTCGCTCGGTTGTGAGAAGCGTCTCCCGTGGATCCAAGGGCCGTCGTTCATCTTCTCGTGGATCGGTGTATGGACGCACAGGACGCTCTCGTTCGTCCAAGCGTTCTCGCTCCAGAAGCCGCCCAAGGACTCGCTCAGGATCCCGCTCTTCATCACGCTCTCGTTCCGGCTCCCGCAGAAGCTCCCGCCGCCGCTCTCGTCATCGCTCATCTTCGAAGGCTCGTGGACGTCGTGCGTCGACTGCAAAGAAGACTCCTGCCAAAAGACGTAGCCGCAGCAGAAGCCAGCAGAAGGTGAAACGCTCGATGAGCCGCAAAGGTTGA